In Luteitalea sp. TBR-22, one genomic interval encodes:
- a CDS encoding BACON domain-containing protein yields the protein MLALLTVGCGGSSSTQTTAPTAITRCAVGLATGASAPVLAAEGGTASVSVTVNRECTWEARSTADWLAVTSPSSGQGNATLAVTAAPNPAGLPRVAVVNVNDSRLEVQQAAAACRLLLDSPGRRFAADGGSARVDVQVPDGCAWAAVTDVTWLALDGSARGTGRGSLVVTVAANEGSPRTATVRVGSVEWIAAQDAPVPTMPGPGVPPTTPAPSPAPAPGPPAPPVVGDPAPPGPSPTPSPAPPTPAPAPAPGPTPSPAPPGDPAPPTPAPPTPAPPAPAPPAPPPTPGPPSPPAPPTPAPPAPEPTPPEPTPTPPTPSPDPGPPPTAPVVEEVRLEGRVSNRAGTCPTLTFQVDGRLVRTSTATHFIADRCERVVNGASVDVRGTRRPDGAIDATRVQVANGNGQDDGAVP from the coding sequence GTGCTGGCCCTGCTCACCGTCGGGTGCGGCGGTTCCTCCTCCACACAGACCACCGCTCCCACGGCGATCACGCGCTGTGCCGTGGGCCTCGCCACCGGCGCCTCCGCGCCGGTGCTGGCCGCCGAGGGCGGCACGGCGAGCGTGTCGGTCACGGTCAACCGCGAATGCACCTGGGAGGCGCGCAGTACCGCCGACTGGCTCGCCGTGACGTCGCCGTCCAGTGGGCAGGGCAATGCCACGCTCGCAGTGACCGCAGCGCCCAACCCGGCCGGCCTGCCACGCGTGGCGGTGGTCAACGTGAACGACAGCCGCCTCGAGGTGCAGCAGGCCGCCGCGGCGTGTCGCCTGCTCCTCGATTCGCCTGGACGGCGGTTCGCGGCCGACGGCGGCAGCGCGCGGGTGGACGTGCAGGTGCCCGATGGCTGCGCGTGGGCGGCGGTCACCGACGTCACCTGGCTGGCCCTCGACGGCAGCGCCCGCGGCACCGGACGAGGCTCACTGGTGGTGACCGTGGCCGCCAACGAGGGCTCGCCGCGCACCGCGACCGTCAGGGTCGGCAGCGTGGAGTGGATCGCCGCGCAGGACGCGCCCGTGCCGACGATGCCCGGCCCCGGCGTCCCGCCGACCACGCCGGCGCCATCACCAGCACCGGCTCCGGGTCCGCCGGCGCCGCCGGTCGTGGGCGACCCTGCCCCGCCTGGCCCGTCACCGACACCGTCACCCGCGCCGCCGACTCCTGCGCCCGCGCCGGCGCCCGGCCCGACACCTTCGCCTGCGCCTCCTGGCGATCCAGCACCGCCCACGCCAGCGCCGCCCACGCCCGCGCCGCCTGCCCCCGCGCCACCAGCACCGCCGCCGACACCGGGACCGCCGTCGCCGCCAGCTCCGCCAACGCCTGCGCCCCCAGCACCGGAGCCCACGCCTCCGGAGCCCACGCCGACGCCGCCCACCCCGTCCCCTGACCCCGGCCCTCCCCCGACGGCGCCCGTCGTCGAGGAGGTTCGCCTGGAAGGGCGGGTCTCGAACCGCGCGGGTACCTGCCCGACGCTGACGTTCCAGGTCGACGGTCGCCTCGTCAGGACGTCGACGGCCACCCACTTCATCGCGGATCGATGCGAACGGGTGGTCAACGGCGCGAGTGTCGACGTACGCGGCACGCGGCGCCCCGACGGCGCCATCGACGCCACCAGGGTCCAGGTCGCCAATGGCAATGGGCAGGACGATGGGGCGGTGCCGTGA
- a CDS encoding DinB family protein, with translation MNAAEQYARIREGLEQADARAAALAARCTPEAWARRTPEGGWSPSECVQHLVLSVDAMLARIDAAIADGHARGITGDGPFSPGLLGRLLIWVLEPPYRRLRSRTGPAFVPAATRTPDADVAALRAAHDRVRESLARASGLALDRLSILSPFDARASYNLYAAFAILPVHARRHLWQAEQAIAAHRT, from the coding sequence ATGAACGCCGCCGAGCAGTACGCCCGGATTCGCGAGGGCCTCGAGCAGGCAGATGCGCGCGCCGCGGCGCTGGCAGCCCGCTGCACGCCCGAGGCGTGGGCGCGCCGCACGCCCGAGGGCGGATGGTCGCCCTCGGAGTGCGTGCAGCACCTGGTGCTGTCTGTCGATGCGATGCTGGCGCGGATCGATGCCGCCATCGCCGACGGACATGCGCGCGGCATCACCGGCGACGGACCGTTCTCGCCAGGACTGCTGGGCCGCCTGCTGATCTGGGTGCTCGAGCCGCCGTATCGCCGGCTGCGCAGCAGGACCGGACCGGCGTTCGTCCCCGCCGCCACGCGCACGCCCGACGCCGACGTGGCAGCCCTTCGTGCCGCGCACGATCGCGTACGCGAGAGCCTGGCGCGCGCGTCGGGGCTGGCGCTCGACCGCCTGTCGATCTTGTCGCCCTTCGACGCGCGCGCCTCCTACAACCTGTACGCGGCGTTCGCCATCCTGCCGGTCCACGCCCGGCGCCACCTGTGGCAGGCCGAACAGGCCATCGCCGCGCATCGCACCTGA
- a CDS encoding phage holin family protein, giving the protein MDAPRTERTIGELFADLSQKTSLLIRQEVQLARTELSQKTAQVGRAGAMLGAGGLVANAALLTLVTTVVLLLVQLGLDAWAAAGLTAVLLAGVGYVLVRAGLRQLRQPLTPVETVDSLKETAQWLKNETR; this is encoded by the coding sequence ATGGACGCACCACGCACGGAGCGAACGATCGGTGAGCTGTTCGCCGACCTGTCGCAGAAGACGTCGCTCCTGATCCGCCAGGAAGTGCAGTTGGCGAGGACGGAACTGTCGCAGAAGACCGCGCAGGTCGGACGCGCGGGCGCGATGCTCGGCGCGGGCGGGCTGGTCGCCAACGCCGCGTTGCTCACATTGGTCACCACGGTGGTGTTGCTGCTCGTGCAGCTCGGGCTCGATGCGTGGGCGGCCGCAGGCCTCACGGCCGTGCTGCTGGCCGGCGTCGGCTACGTGCTGGTGCGGGCCGGGCTTCGTCAGCTCAGGCAGCCGCTGACACCCGTCGAGACCGTGGATTCGCTGAAGGAGACCGCACAGTGGCTGAAGAACGAAACCCGGTGA
- a CDS encoding carbohydrate-binding family 9-like protein, with amino-acid sequence MVEMYRGPESTRQPATYRVARAGVGVAELLGGAGWDHAMAITWGPEGLATTFRAVWHDEGIAVRWDVQDRAPWATRTRRDDCLWDTEVVEVFLDPTRSGEDYAELEVTPANVVCDLHIERLAPERRVHLEWDFEGLQTRVHRAPGSDDWTAIAWMPFADFASLSARVAACLPVTAGDSWHFNAFRIKRPGGPERPEDGAVYAAWSVPDGPTFHAPSFFRPLVFAPAPEDT; translated from the coding sequence ATGGTCGAGATGTACCGCGGCCCCGAGTCGACGCGGCAGCCCGCCACCTATCGGGTCGCGCGAGCCGGGGTCGGCGTCGCCGAGCTCCTCGGCGGCGCCGGGTGGGATCACGCGATGGCCATCACGTGGGGACCCGAGGGACTGGCGACCACGTTCCGGGCGGTGTGGCACGACGAGGGCATCGCCGTGCGCTGGGACGTGCAGGATCGGGCGCCGTGGGCGACACGCACGCGACGCGACGACTGCCTGTGGGACACCGAAGTGGTCGAGGTGTTCCTCGACCCGACCCGGTCGGGCGAGGACTACGCCGAACTCGAGGTCACGCCGGCCAACGTCGTCTGCGACCTGCACATCGAGCGCCTCGCCCCGGAGCGACGCGTGCACCTGGAGTGGGACTTCGAGGGGCTGCAGACGCGCGTCCACCGCGCGCCCGGGTCGGACGACTGGACGGCGATCGCCTGGATGCCGTTTGCCGACTTCGCCTCGCTGTCGGCGCGCGTCGCCGCCTGCCTGCCGGTCACCGCCGGCGACAGCTGGCATTTCAACGCGTTTCGCATCAAGCGGCCCGGCGGTCCCGAACGACCGGAGGACGGCGCGGTGTACGCGGCCTGGTCGGTGCCCGACGGTCCGACGTTCCACGCGCCCTCGTTCTTCCGGCCGCTCGTGTTCGCCCCCGCACCGGAGGACACATGA
- a CDS encoding transglycosylase domain-containing protein has product MIGRAHRWFAAQPRVVQVVVVMALLTGVVATAWIWKQTWAVHRLTRGVGDTWFHTADGKRWFRLDEQRRDVPLASIAPALQHAFVAVEDHRFYRHIGLDPIGLGRAVYRNTLTGRSEGASTITQQLARTLFLSNRKSYTRKIREAVISLQMELQLTKAQILELYLNRIYLSAGVYGVEPMAQRVFGKSAKDLSLAESAFIAGLARAPAALSPWSNLDGAVARSHVVLGRMREAGFITDAEERAARRQRIRVRPYQPTSTASDAYARAYVRQLFRDSLGGDHPPDWRVDTTIVPSLQEAADRVVREGLGRFGKRDLQAALVAMDPATGDVLALVGGRDPAASPFNRATRSRRQPGSAFKPFVFAAALEQGYSPLSVLDGLDRITPQGPDEWAPENASGEVRPELTLRAALVVSDNRAASLLQQRVGTRRVMRVAGDAGLRDLPNVPSLALGTGLVTPLELTTAFAMFPNGGHSVRPRAILRILDDDRSVAFATPVVRENVIAPEVAFQMVSLLQDVVDRGTAASARRMGVRFPAGGKTGTTDDFKDAWFVGFSSSIVVGVWVGFDQPATIGREAYGSRYALPIWADFMRRAARVRRPEAFERPAGLREETFCRVSYKRPVQGCPVYTEYLKRGDEAPDQRCPIHRGTLRQRIARTIEGWTAELARRLRGLFR; this is encoded by the coding sequence GTGATCGGCCGGGCGCACAGGTGGTTCGCGGCGCAGCCGCGTGTGGTGCAGGTCGTGGTGGTGATGGCGCTGCTGACCGGCGTCGTGGCGACCGCGTGGATCTGGAAGCAGACCTGGGCCGTGCATCGCCTGACCCGGGGTGTCGGGGATACGTGGTTCCACACGGCCGACGGCAAGCGCTGGTTCCGCCTCGACGAGCAGCGCCGCGACGTGCCGCTGGCCAGCATCGCCCCGGCGTTGCAGCACGCCTTCGTCGCCGTCGAGGACCACCGCTTCTACCGCCACATCGGCCTCGACCCGATCGGGCTCGGACGTGCCGTGTACCGCAACACGCTGACCGGCCGCAGCGAGGGGGCGAGCACGATCACGCAGCAGCTAGCGCGAACGCTGTTCCTGTCCAATCGCAAGAGCTACACCCGCAAGATCCGGGAGGCGGTCATCTCGCTGCAGATGGAACTGCAGCTGACCAAGGCCCAGATCCTCGAGCTCTACCTCAATCGCATCTACCTCAGCGCCGGCGTGTACGGCGTCGAGCCGATGGCGCAGCGTGTCTTCGGCAAGAGCGCGAAGGATCTGTCGCTGGCCGAGAGCGCCTTCATCGCCGGTCTGGCGCGGGCCCCGGCGGCACTGTCGCCCTGGTCCAACCTGGACGGCGCGGTGGCGCGCAGCCATGTCGTCCTCGGGCGGATGCGCGAGGCGGGGTTCATCACCGACGCGGAAGAGCGCGCGGCGCGCCGGCAACGCATCCGGGTGCGGCCGTACCAGCCGACGAGCACCGCCAGCGACGCCTATGCCCGAGCCTACGTGCGGCAACTGTTCCGCGATTCGCTCGGTGGCGATCACCCGCCCGACTGGCGCGTCGACACCACGATCGTGCCGTCGCTGCAGGAAGCGGCCGACCGCGTCGTCCGCGAGGGCCTCGGCCGCTTCGGCAAGCGGGATCTCCAGGCCGCGCTCGTCGCCATGGACCCCGCCACCGGCGACGTCCTCGCGCTGGTGGGCGGCCGCGACCCGGCGGCCTCGCCGTTCAATCGCGCGACGCGCAGTCGTCGGCAGCCGGGGTCGGCCTTCAAGCCCTTCGTGTTCGCCGCTGCGCTCGAGCAGGGGTACTCGCCGCTCAGCGTGCTCGACGGGCTCGATCGAATCACGCCGCAGGGCCCCGACGAATGGGCGCCGGAGAATGCCTCGGGCGAGGTGCGTCCGGAGCTCACCCTGCGCGCCGCCCTCGTCGTGTCCGACAACCGGGCCGCCAGCTTGCTGCAGCAACGGGTCGGCACGCGACGGGTGATGCGCGTTGCCGGTGACGCCGGCTTGCGCGACCTGCCCAACGTGCCCTCCCTTGCGCTCGGCACCGGTTTGGTCACCCCCCTCGAACTGACCACCGCCTTCGCGATGTTTCCCAATGGCGGGCACTCGGTGCGGCCGCGGGCCATCCTGCGCATCCTCGACGACGACCGCAGCGTGGCGTTCGCGACGCCGGTGGTGCGCGAGAACGTGATCGCGCCCGAGGTGGCGTTCCAGATGGTCTCGCTGCTGCAGGACGTGGTGGACCGCGGCACGGCCGCCTCGGCACGGCGCATGGGCGTGCGCTTCCCGGCCGGTGGCAAGACGGGCACGACCGACGACTTCAAGGACGCCTGGTTCGTGGGCTTCTCGTCGTCGATCGTCGTGGGGGTCTGGGTCGGCTTCGATCAGCCGGCGACGATCGGGCGCGAGGCCTACGGGTCACGGTACGCGCTGCCCATCTGGGCCGATTTCATGCGGCGCGCCGCGCGCGTACGGCGACCCGAGGCGTTCGAGCGGCCAGCGGGACTGCGCGAGGAGACCTTCTGCCGCGTCTCGTACAAGCGTCCCGTCCAGGGATGCCCCGTGTACACCGAGTATCTCAAGCGCGGCGACGAGGCACCTGACCAACGATGCCCGATTCATCGGGGCACACTGCGGCAGCGAATTGCGCGCACCATCGAAGGCTGGACGGCCGAACTGGCTCGCCGACTGCGCGGTCTCTTCAGGTAG
- the ppk1 gene encoding polyphosphate kinase 1, whose translation MNATPPTKVRPSRGRAGKRRVRLPAQRTDWSQCDPGNLEHPSLYINRELSWLEFNQRVLNQALDPSHPLLERVKFLAIVATNLDEFFMVRVATLLKKYRAGIEDVSPDGLNTEQQLAATRARAAEMMASLTRCWREQLRPALAAEQVRILEPDEYTDQLRAHLADYFRAEILPVLTPLAFDPGHPFPYISNLSRNFAVVVKHGGRTKFARVKIPATLDRFIPVPADPAGNGGATFVFLEDVVRANLQLLFPGTELQSAHLFRIIRDTDMVIQEDEADDLLETVDRSLKQLRYGALCLLEVEDTMPRRVLNILVENFEIDEDIVSRTRERMDWDDWHQLTKLHLPHLKDAPFSPRSIWSGYTEIFDDLREEDVLVHHPFDSFSSVEAFLRAAVEDPQVIAIKMTLYRIGSNSPLVDMLVEAAEQGKQVAVLVELKARFDEKNNIAWANRMEAAGIHVVYGVVSLKTHAKLCLIVRKEQEGIRRYAHVGTGNYNRATAAVYTDIGLFTSDYAIVDDISEVFNYLTGYSNRRAYDQLLVAPVGLRTQLKALIDRECEHQRNGRPARLIFKLNAVADPGMVRNLYRASQCGVRADLIVRGVCCLRPGIPGISDTITVRSIVGRFLEHSRIYYFENGGDPEVYIGSADLMERNLDRRVEVLCPVHQPDLKAHLRDVVLETLLSDTDRARVLRTDGSYVPVSVPAGGDPVNAQRRLLDVYSLLSSSVL comes from the coding sequence CCTCGAGCACCCTTCGCTCTACATCAACCGGGAGCTGAGCTGGCTGGAGTTCAACCAGCGCGTGCTGAATCAGGCGCTCGACCCTTCGCACCCGCTGCTCGAGCGCGTCAAGTTCCTCGCCATCGTCGCCACCAACCTCGACGAGTTCTTCATGGTGCGGGTGGCGACCCTGCTGAAGAAGTACCGGGCCGGCATCGAGGACGTCAGCCCCGACGGCCTGAACACCGAGCAGCAGCTCGCGGCGACCCGGGCGCGCGCCGCCGAGATGATGGCGTCGCTGACGCGGTGCTGGCGTGAACAGCTGCGGCCCGCCCTGGCCGCCGAACAGGTCCGCATCCTCGAGCCCGACGAGTACACCGACCAGCTGCGGGCGCATCTGGCCGACTACTTCCGCGCCGAGATCCTCCCCGTCCTGACCCCGCTCGCCTTCGATCCGGGTCACCCGTTCCCGTACATCTCGAACCTGAGCCGGAATTTCGCGGTCGTGGTCAAGCACGGCGGGCGGACCAAGTTCGCGCGCGTGAAGATCCCGGCCACGCTGGATCGCTTCATCCCGGTGCCGGCCGATCCCGCGGGCAACGGCGGCGCCACGTTCGTGTTCCTGGAGGACGTGGTGCGCGCCAACCTGCAGCTGCTGTTCCCGGGCACGGAGCTGCAGTCGGCGCACCTGTTCCGGATCATCCGCGACACCGACATGGTGATCCAGGAGGACGAGGCCGACGACCTGCTCGAGACCGTCGACCGGAGCCTGAAGCAGCTACGGTACGGCGCGCTGTGCCTGCTCGAGGTCGAGGACACGATGCCGCGGCGGGTGCTCAACATCCTCGTCGAGAACTTCGAGATCGACGAGGACATCGTGTCGCGCACGCGCGAGCGGATGGACTGGGACGACTGGCACCAGTTGACGAAGTTGCACCTGCCTCACCTGAAGGACGCGCCGTTCTCACCGCGCAGCATCTGGTCGGGCTACACCGAGATCTTCGACGACCTCCGCGAGGAGGACGTCCTGGTGCACCATCCGTTCGACAGCTTCTCGTCGGTGGAGGCGTTCCTGCGCGCCGCCGTGGAGGATCCGCAGGTCATCGCAATCAAGATGACGCTGTACCGGATCGGATCCAACTCGCCGCTGGTCGACATGCTCGTGGAGGCGGCCGAGCAGGGCAAGCAGGTGGCCGTGCTGGTCGAGCTCAAGGCTCGGTTCGACGAGAAGAACAACATCGCGTGGGCCAACCGCATGGAAGCGGCCGGCATCCACGTGGTGTACGGCGTGGTGAGCCTCAAGACGCACGCGAAGCTGTGCCTCATCGTGCGCAAGGAGCAGGAAGGCATCCGCCGCTACGCGCACGTCGGGACGGGCAACTACAACCGGGCGACGGCGGCCGTCTACACCGACATCGGCCTGTTCACCTCCGACTACGCCATCGTCGACGACATCTCCGAGGTGTTCAACTACCTCACGGGCTATTCGAACCGGCGGGCGTACGACCAGCTGCTGGTCGCGCCGGTCGGGCTGCGCACGCAGCTGAAGGCGCTGATCGACCGCGAATGCGAGCACCAGCGCAACGGTCGCCCGGCGCGGCTGATCTTCAAGCTCAACGCCGTGGCCGACCCGGGCATGGTGCGCAACCTCTATCGCGCCAGCCAGTGCGGCGTGCGCGCCGACCTCATCGTGCGGGGCGTGTGCTGCCTGCGCCCGGGCATCCCCGGGATCTCCGACACGATCACCGTGCGATCGATCGTCGGACGCTTCCTCGAGCACTCGCGCATCTACTACTTCGAGAACGGCGGTGACCCCGAGGTGTACATCGGCAGCGCCGACCTGATGGAACGCAACCTCGATCGTCGCGTCGAGGTGCTCTGCCCCGTGCATCAACCCGACCTGAAGGCGCACTTGCGCGACGTGGTGCTCGAGACGCTGCTCTCCGACACCGACCGTGCCCGCGTGCTGCGCACCGACGGCTCGTACGTGCCCGTCTCGGTGCCGGCCGGCGGCGACCCGGTCAACGCGCAGCGCCGCCTGCTCGACGTGTACTCGCTCCTCTCCTCGTCGGTGCTCTGA
- a CDS encoding DUF3618 domain-containing protein, translated as MAEERNPVMPPPMPMAPDLPAPVPLAASEIDDVDVPPAGARPGLRADQLDATMAGGAIASGATPPIGAGSDDPDVIREQIERTREDMSQTINELQERLSPQHLAQQARASVREATVGRVQHLVGTAGDSASQAARRAQEAAAPLVEQARQHPMSVGLASAGVGLVWWMMRRSSGAKTWSRDDMYDWDDDDMMVRGEYGTTARRDQDGDAWRDRRGAWGGMLRENPVPAAIAAASIGYMLWTRRSGMVSDDMSTWSADGDSYAGGTTAAVADKAREMRRQARETASSVGEQVSETVRDAQAKAGEVSRAVSRRWDTARVQTSTQFERWMQENPMAVGVAALAAGAVLGLSVPRSRVEDRTLGATRDALVDKASESAQQLTSQVREKVQEMADKATSEDAGATPAPGASSSSIGAMGAGM; from the coding sequence GTGGCTGAAGAACGAAACCCGGTGATGCCGCCGCCCATGCCGATGGCGCCGGACCTGCCCGCGCCCGTCCCGCTGGCGGCGAGCGAGATCGACGACGTCGACGTGCCTCCGGCGGGCGCCCGTCCGGGGCTGCGCGCCGATCAACTCGACGCGACGATGGCGGGCGGCGCCATCGCGTCGGGCGCGACACCGCCGATTGGCGCGGGCTCGGACGATCCCGACGTCATCCGCGAACAGATCGAGCGCACGCGCGAGGACATGAGCCAGACGATCAACGAACTGCAGGAACGCCTCAGCCCGCAGCACCTCGCACAACAGGCCAGGGCCAGCGTGCGAGAGGCGACGGTGGGGCGCGTGCAGCACCTGGTCGGCACGGCAGGCGACAGCGCGTCGCAGGCCGCACGTCGAGCGCAGGAAGCGGCGGCGCCGCTCGTGGAGCAGGCCCGCCAGCACCCGATGTCCGTGGGCCTGGCCAGTGCCGGCGTGGGCCTGGTGTGGTGGATGATGCGCCGCTCTTCCGGCGCCAAGACCTGGAGCAGGGACGACATGTACGACTGGGACGATGACGACATGATGGTACGCGGCGAATACGGGACGACGGCGCGACGCGACCAGGACGGTGACGCGTGGCGTGATCGTCGCGGGGCGTGGGGCGGGATGCTGCGCGAGAACCCCGTGCCGGCGGCGATTGCGGCGGCGAGCATCGGCTACATGCTCTGGACGCGCCGGAGTGGCATGGTCAGTGACGACATGTCCACGTGGTCTGCCGATGGCGATTCGTACGCTGGCGGCACCACGGCGGCGGTGGCCGACAAGGCGCGCGAGATGCGGCGTCAGGCACGCGAGACGGCATCGTCGGTCGGCGAGCAGGTGAGCGAGACCGTACGTGACGCGCAGGCCAAGGCTGGCGAGGTGTCGCGCGCCGTCTCCAGGCGCTGGGACACGGCCCGCGTCCAGACCTCGACGCAGTTCGAGCGCTGGATGCAGGAGAACCCGATGGCGGTCGGCGTCGCGGCGCTGGCTGCCGGCGCGGTGCTCGGACTGAGCGTGCCGCGCTCACGCGTCGAGGACCGCACGCTCGGCGCGACGCGCGACGCGTTGGTCGACAAGGCCAGCGAGTCGGCCCAGCAACTCACGTCGCAGGTGCGTGAGAAGGTCCAGGAGATGGCCGACAAGGCGACGAGCGAGGACGCCGGTGCGACGCCGGCCCCCGGTGCCTCGTCGAGCAGCATCGGCGCCATGGGGGCGGGCATGTGA
- a CDS encoding DUF4397 domain-containing protein, whose product MKRVLHILTAGLCVLGAAAPALAQSQPARVVVVHGIPGGAVGAAADLPVDVSVNGACALPGFRYRQIVGPLALPAGTISVAVHPANPSRPCGLPAIIGPANITLNPNEDAAIIAHLTAAGAPTASKYTVDLTPTVNNKSRVHVFHTAAAPAVDVYLGADYGSFSQTAFLVRQLTNREGAVSTVPTGNWQLVAAVSGTVAPVIGPAHVNIGPDAAFLFFIVGAPGSNTLDVVVKDYTNLGRP is encoded by the coding sequence ATGAAGCGAGTCCTGCACATCCTTACGGCTGGCCTGTGTGTCCTCGGCGCGGCTGCGCCGGCGTTGGCGCAATCGCAGCCGGCGCGCGTGGTCGTGGTCCATGGCATTCCCGGCGGCGCCGTCGGCGCAGCGGCCGACCTGCCCGTCGACGTGTCGGTCAACGGCGCGTGTGCGTTGCCGGGCTTCCGGTACCGGCAGATCGTCGGGCCACTGGCGTTGCCCGCCGGCACGATCAGCGTCGCCGTCCACCCGGCCAATCCCTCGCGGCCGTGCGGCCTGCCGGCGATCATCGGACCGGCCAACATCACGCTGAACCCCAACGAGGATGCCGCGATCATCGCGCACCTGACGGCGGCCGGCGCGCCGACCGCGAGCAAGTACACCGTGGACCTCACGCCGACCGTGAACAACAAGTCGCGCGTCCACGTGTTCCACACGGCCGCGGCGCCGGCCGTCGACGTCTACCTCGGCGCCGACTACGGTTCGTTCAGCCAGACCGCGTTCCTGGTGCGGCAGTTGACCAACAGGGAAGGCGCCGTCTCGACCGTGCCGACGGGCAACTGGCAACTGGTGGCGGCGGTCTCCGGGACGGTCGCGCCCGTCATCGGACCCGCACACGTCAACATCGGGCCCGACGCCGCGTTCCTGTTCTTCATCGTCGGCGCCCCGGGCAGCAACACCCTCGACGTGGTGGTGAAGGACTACACCAACCTCGGGCGTCCCTGA
- a CDS encoding fibronectin type III domain-containing protein: MPFFSSLFQACARSCVNDTVARCASVLLLLWCVGSAPGFAQGVKLSWDPPTTGSDVSYVLQYGTVPGIYPNSVPVSFGVTSHQVADLAPGTYYFVVRAIDRRGVSSTFSNAIRVDLGDPSPPPPPPPPPPPTEEPVDPPPDPGSEPPPSTRTTLTVSTAQELQDALRTAPSSSTVLLEPGTYALAEPLAVAGVDDLEIRGRTGRREDVTLLAPDGWDQPLLSVTRSDSFRVADLTIDAGTGLAFRFGDEVHRPRLQRLRVLGGGAFVLSTRHASGDGAHEGWITRCRFEVPEVVGTLPVGIDVRGGYGWVVSDSVFTYPASGRMPGSAILMWQGAEDSLVERNVFVRGAREIVYGLDPRRPNQHAGGLVRNNMITRAGTSGARGPAISILDAPRAVVAHNSILLSGTSSVGIEFAHPDTRYVLIWNNLLDGAVRARDGASASRRTNLTTATPAMFVAPAFGDLHLRRDNAGAALAKGTPSTYGPLDIDGHARPSGIAPDLGADQVVR, encoded by the coding sequence ATGCCATTCTTCTCGAGCCTCTTCCAGGCGTGTGCGCGGTCGTGTGTCAACGACACGGTCGCCCGTTGCGCCAGCGTTCTCCTCCTCCTGTGGTGCGTCGGAAGCGCGCCCGGCTTCGCGCAGGGCGTCAAGCTCAGCTGGGATCCACCGACGACCGGGTCAGACGTCTCCTACGTGCTGCAGTACGGAACCGTGCCGGGCATCTACCCGAACTCGGTGCCCGTGAGCTTCGGTGTCACCTCGCACCAGGTCGCCGACCTCGCCCCGGGCACCTACTACTTCGTCGTGCGAGCGATCGACAGGCGCGGGGTGTCGAGCACCTTCTCGAACGCCATTCGCGTCGACCTCGGCGACCCCTCGCCGCCGCCCCCGCCACCACCCCCGCCGCCGCCCACCGAGGAACCCGTCGACCCGCCGCCCGATCCCGGCTCGGAACCGCCGCCATCGACGCGGACGACCCTCACCGTCTCGACGGCGCAGGAACTCCAGGACGCGCTGCGCACCGCGCCGTCGTCGAGCACGGTCCTGCTCGAGCCCGGGACGTACGCGCTGGCCGAGCCCCTCGCCGTGGCCGGCGTCGACGACCTCGAGATTCGTGGCCGCACCGGCCGGCGCGAGGACGTGACCCTGCTGGCGCCAGACGGGTGGGATCAACCGTTGCTGTCGGTGACCCGGTCGGACAGCTTCAGGGTGGCCGACCTGACCATCGACGCAGGCACCGGCCTGGCGTTCCGCTTCGGCGACGAGGTCCACCGGCCGCGCCTCCAGCGGCTCCGGGTGCTCGGTGGCGGCGCCTTCGTGCTCTCGACGCGGCATGCCTCCGGCGACGGCGCGCACGAGGGCTGGATCACCCGCTGCCGCTTCGAGGTGCCGGAAGTCGTGGGTACGCTGCCGGTCGGCATCGACGTGCGCGGCGGCTACGGGTGGGTGGTGAGCGACAGCGTGTTCACCTATCCCGCCAGCGGCAGGATGCCAGGATCGGCCATCCTGATGTGGCAGGGGGCCGAGGACTCGCTCGTCGAGCGCAACGTGTTCGTGAGGGGCGCACGCGAAATCGTCTACGGACTCGACCCGCGTCGCCCGAACCAGCATGCCGGTGGGCTGGTACGCAACAACATGATCACGAGGGCCGGCACGTCGGGGGCCCGCGGGCCGGCGATCTCGATCCTCGATGCCCCCCGGGCCGTGGTCGCGCACAACAGCATCCTGCTGAGCGGCACCAGCAGCGTCGGCATCGAGTTCGCCCACCCCGACACGCGCTACGTCCTCATCTGGAACAACCTGCTCGATGGCGCGGTGAGGGCACGCGACGGCGCCTCGGCATCGCGCCGGACCAACCTCACGACGGCCACGCCTGCGATGTTCGTGGCCCCGGCGTTCGGTGACCTGCACCTGCGAAGAGACAACGCCGGCGCGGCGCTCGCCAAAGGCACGCCGAGCACCTACGGACCCCTCGACATCGATGGCCATGCCCGGCCGTCCGGCATCGCGCCTGATCTGGGGGCCGACCAGGTCGTCAGGTAA